Part of the Sandaracinaceae bacterium genome, TCCTCGACGTGGCCGGCACCCGCGGCGCCATCGCCGAGCTCGACGGCGCCGCCCTCGGCTCACTCCCCCTCGAAGCCGTCCGCGTCGAGCCAGGTGAGCATCAGCTCCGGGTCCACCTCGAGGGCTACGAGACCCAGACCCTCACCGTCGCCATCGGCGACGACCCGTCCCGCACCACCCGCGTCGAGGTCGAGCTCCAGCCGAGCGGAGGCGGCCAGCCCGGTCGCCCGCCGGGGGCGGGCCTCGCGCTGAGCGACTGGGCCATCCCCGTCGGCGTGGGCGCCACCGTCGCGGGCGCCGGCCTCGCCGTCGCCGTCCCCCTCGTCAGCCTCGCCATGACCGGGTGCACCGAGGAGACCGGCGGGGCTTGTGTCTCGTCCGACCGGTTCGCGGTCGGAGAGAACGTCGCGTGGATCATCGGCGGCGGCGCGTTGGCGATCGTCGGCGTCGCGCTCACCATTGTGGGCGCTACGTCCGACGGCGGCGGTGAGGTGCGCGCCCGCGTCGGCCCCGGCCACTTCTCGATCGAAGGGAGCTTCTGATGACTTGCCACCTCGCGCCTCGAGCGCTCCTCTGCGCGCTCGCCACCCTCCTCGCCACCGGCTGCGTCGAGCGCGTCCTCTGCGCCGATGTCCCCACCGCACCCGGATGCACGCCTCCGGCGGATTCAGGGCCAGACGCCCAGACCGACGGCGGCGACGGCGACGCGGGCCCCTGCGGCGCGTGCCCCGCCGCGACGCCGCTGTGCCGTGAAGCGGACGGCGAGTGCGTCGCGTGCCTCGGCGACGGCGACTGCGGCGGCGACACCCCGCTCTGCGATACCGACGCCGGAACGTGC contains:
- a CDS encoding PEGA domain-containing protein; amino-acid sequence: MSRFASLCPALIALLALTAPSPAAAQTSAALMPSTGGHREIPDSVREEATRAALEYLRTEDLAVLAPTFVVEVLDEAQRACAPNTDCMSDVRGALGVELLAGLILWGSAEARATPRTVHATLLDASGVRYLGTAEVARGVPTAVRDALRAAREAQRRGPGPFLDVAGTRGAIAELDGAALGSLPLEAVRVEPGEHQLRVHLEGYETQTLTVAIGDDPSRTTRVEVELQPSGGGQPGRPPGAGLALSDWAIPVGVGATVAGAGLAVAVPLVSLAMTGCTEETGGACVSSDRFAVGENVAWIIGGGALAIVGVALTIVGATSDGGGEVRARVGPGHFSIEGSF